The following nucleotide sequence is from Endozoicomonas sp. GU-1.
AGCCATTGCCAGCCCTCTCAACTAACCGGGCAATCCTGTTAAAGACTGAGGGTGGGTATCCCCTGGCTGCAGGTGGCTCACCGGTAGCCAGGGCAACCTCCCGGCGGGCCTGGGCATAGCGGGTCAGGGAGTCCATTAATAAGAGGGTATGATGTCCGGTATCCCGATAGTACTCGGCAATACGGTGTGCCACCAGCGCGGCTCGCAGCCGCATGACCGGTGAATGGTCGGCAGGGGCGGCAACAACAACGGAGCGCTGAAGACAGTGGTCATTGATATTCTGGCGGATAAAATCGCCAACCTCTCGCCCTCTTTCGCCAATCATGGCCAGTACCACAATATCGGCGCTGGTATTTCTGGCAATCATGCCCAGCAGTGTACTTTTGCCTGAGCCGCTCCCGGCAAACAGACCAATACGTTGTCCTCTGCCAATGGTCAGTAATCCATTAATAGAACGTACACCGACGTCTAATGGTGTGGCAACCGGGGATCGTTGCAGTGGGTTAATAGGAGGACTATGAAGGCGGATATTAGCGCTGCCTGTGGGCTTTGCCTTGCCGTCCAGTGGTCGGCCGACACCGTCAATAACCCGTCCCAGCAAGGCGTCGCCCACCACAATGGATGAATTATCCCCCATCGATGTGACTTTCGCGCCGGGGGATAACCCGTCATGGTAGTCAATCGGCATCAGCAGCAGCGTATTTCTGTCAAAGCCAACAACCTCTGCTTCTACAGTAAGACCATCACTGCCCTGAACCAGGCACCGCTGACCGGTCTGCATCCTGCAGCCCGCCACCTCCATAATCAGTCCGGCTGCCTTGATCAACTGACCGGACGAGCGCTGAGGTGTCAACATGGAGACCTGTTCTCCGGCAGACATCAATTGTCGGATCAACCGATCCCAGAGTTCGGTTCTGGTATGGTCGGTTATGTCAACCGGAGGGGAGGGAAGTGATAACAGCGACACGATGGCATCAACTGTCCATTATTAATTGTTCATGCACAGTATCAATGCAGGCCGTAACACGACTTTCCACCGTGGCATCAACATCGCCAAGATCGGTAACCAGACGACATCCGCCTGATGTTAGAGCGTGATCCTCCTGAATAGACCAGCCCTCGGGTAACTGTTTGATGATCGGGTCTATCAGAGGACGATCCACAGGATTGATCACCAGTTGCCCCCCTTTAATGTCCGGAAGCATGGACATAGAGTCGGTAATCAGTTGATGCATTGACGCTCGCGAGGTCGCCAGTTCATGGTTGACTACCTGCCTGACCACTTTGCTGATCAGTTCGATCAGCGGTTGGCCTAAATGCAGCAGGGTTGATTGATGCAGGTTGTACAACTCATTCCAGAGGCTATTCATCAGAGCCAGCCATTGCTCCGCGCTGGCTTTCTGCTCCATCTGTGATTCATGCATTCCAGCCAGGTGTCCGGCCTCAAAACCCTTCTGATAGCCTTCCTGATAGCCGTCCTGAAAGCCACGTTGCTGACCTTCAGCATACCCGATGTCTTCTGCTTTACGACGATGGTCAATGTGCCGTTGCCGGGCTCTTCGAACAATCTCCCGCAGCATTTGAAAGTTAATACCGGTCGGTGGTTGCGCAGGCTTCTTTTGCCCGGTGCATTGGTCCTGTTGATAAGCTGACGGTGGGAACTGGTAGCGATGGACACAATGCTGTTCAGGCGCTGAGAGTTCCTTTCCTGGCCAGCCGGAATCCGATGGAGTGGGCCCATCAGCACGGGTTTTATTCCAGCCAGCACTTTGTATTTCAGTACTTTGTCTGCATGCTGTGGTCTTTATCATCGGGTTACTCCAGCATTACTTCATTGCCACGGAGCATTTCAATCTCTCCGCTTTTCAACAGATCATCCATCACCTGTACCACTCTACGCCTCGCCTTTATGACCTTACTCTGTGGAACGGCTCCCAATACCGCTAATTCCTCCTGCAGGTAGTTAGCCGCTCTTTTGCTCATGGACTGGTAAATATGATGACGAACTACCTCCGTTTCCCCTTTAAGCGCCATGGCTAAATCCGCTGGATCAACCCTGGCAACCAACCTGGCAATGTTCTCCATTGAAAGATCAGTGACCTGGGCAAATACCAGCATTTGTTCTTCTATTCGCAACGCTATGGCGCTGTCAGATTGCTTCAGCTTGAAAAGCACCTGTTCCTTTGCTTCAGTATCAAAAAGATTCAGAATGTTAGCGACCTGCTGTTCACCATTAACGGGCAGCAGGTGATTAATCGCCTGTTCATTAAGAAAGGATTGCAGAAAGGTGACAATGGCCTGCAAAGATGCCTGGGACAAGCTGCTAATATGGGCAATCCTTTCCAGAATACCCTGCACTCGTTCCTGGGGAAGCAGGTTAATGACATCCGAGGCCTGATCCGATTGCAGGCAGGACAGCACGGCTGCCTGAAACTGTTCCGGCTCATCTCTGATCATGGCAGCCAGAAGCTCCGGCTTCATTAACTGCAACCCGGTCAGCGGCTCCCGGTGGCTGCCAGGAGGATTTACCAGACAGATAGCCTGTTCTTTACCCAATGCCTTTTGCAGGACCTGCCGCATCTGGATCTGATAATCACCTAACAATAGGCTGACATTGGCATAAGACTGCTCAAACTGATTCAACATCATAATCAGCTGATCACGATTCTTTACCCGCATTTTTTCAGAATACTGACTGATAACTCTTATTTCACCGGGTGTGAAATGTTTTATCACGTTAGCAGCAGCCTGCTCACCCAGTAATAACAGAAAGACAGCAGCCTCTTCTCCAGAGCCGTAACTACCGGTCAGGCTCTGTGAGCGCTCAGGCTGCTTTGTTTTTGACTCAGCCATTAGCGTGATTCCTCTTGATCCACTCTTTTAATACGGCAGCAACTTTTTCCGGCTCATCCTGAGCCAGCTCCCGGTATCGGGCAACCTGCTCCTCCAGAGTGACCGGAGGCCGGTCAGCGGGTATTTTGTCATTGGCCATTGATGACCTGGGCTGTTCCGCCATACCGGAGACGGTGGCCCTGTCACTGTCTGTCGACCCGGGCGATGTCAACCGGTCAGCACGTAAGAGCCTTCGACAGCCCAAGACTATAAACGACAGGATTGTGGCCAATAATATCAATTGCAGAACTTTGTTACCGAGGTCAAGCCAGCGATGGAAGCTCTTCTGGTCGTTAGCGGGCACAAGCGGCGGGACGGTGGCAAAAGGGAGAATGGCGAGGCTCACGGTATCTCCCCTGGATGCATCAAATCCTGAAGCTTGCTTGATCAGTGTCGTTAACCTTGCTTCACTGTCAGGAACCGTTGTTTCGGGTTTTAACCTGCCATCGTCAATGACCACGGCAATGGTTAATCGCTTCAGTTGGCCGGGATATCGGGTTTCGTTGCTGATCTGGCGACTGACCTCATAATTACGAATCACCTTCTGTTTACCGACTTCTTCCCCTCCGAACTCAGGTGCTGGTGTCCCGGGAGCAGGAACCGAAGGTGCTTGCCCGATGGTGGCTGGTTTGTCCAGCAAAAATGGCCTGCCTGACTCGACCGATTCACTGCGTAACACCAGGGTGTTTGGGTCAAACTGTTCAGAGTTTTGTTCTATTTTGTCGTATGTCAGATCAGCGGCGACATCAACCCGGTAGTAACCCGGGCCGACCACAGCATCAAGAATTTTCGATAACTGCAGCTCCAGATGGCTTTCAATACTGGTCCTGGCTTTAAGATAGGCATGACCTGTGCCATCACTGCCAGTGATCAGCGCAGTAGCAATCGACTGGCTGAGCAGATTGCCATATTGATCAACGACCGTGACGTCCTGTTCATTAAGTGTGGCAATACTGCCGCTCACCAGACGCATAATACCTTCAACCTGATCCGGTTGAAGCCGCATGCCACTGTAGAGTTCCAGATACACCGACGCCTTGGCCGCAGGGCGGCTCCTGAAAAAGACACTCTGCTCGGGGACTGATAAGTGGACGCGGGCATAGCGAACCGCATTGATACCACTGATCGTTTCGGATAACGACATTTCCAGCGAACGCAGAAACTGCATTTGCTCAACAAAACGACTGCTGCCTATAGCTGATGCCTCTGGCATCCATGGTTTTGAGCCAGGAGCGATAATTCCTCCGGCGGCCATAGCCATGCGCGCCTCTGAAAGCTGGTTAGCGTGAACCAGTAGCTGCCCATCGTCCGGGTTGATTCGGTAGCCAATTCCCTGTTTATCCAGAATGTCGATGATTGCTGCCATATTGTAGTTTTCGCCATAACCATACAACGAGCGAAAGTCACGGTCATGCCACCAGAGGGCCGTATTAATCAGCACGGCAATCAGCAAGGCACTGACCACCAGCAGTACCAGCAGTCTCTGGTTAGTTCCGAAGCCTTCAGGCGTTCCTTTCAATATTGCCGCAAACCAGCCATGCAACTGGTGCCAGTATTTTTTAGATGCCGCACTGATAACCTTTGACGATTGCAGGGAGGTGTTTTTATCCACCGTTATGCCCACCTTTTGTCCATCAGTGATTCAATTCAGACCCGGGCCTGGTTTTTCTACGACAACCTGTCCGGTTCAGGGGAGGAGGTGAAATCAAACGGAATCGTACAGTTCTGACGACTTGATTTACTATTAATAGACGGCGATTTTACTAAATCTGCTGGTTAAACGTTTCATGATACCCTTCAACAATGTGGTTTCTGACCTGTATCAGCATATTCATGGTCTGACTCGCTTTCTGAATCGACATCACCGTTTCAATCAAATTATCCTGCCCCGCTTCCAGTTCAGCCATGTGCTGTTCTGCCTGCAGTTGGGTATTGTTGGTATGATTCAACAGGGTGGTAAAGACACGGGAAAAAGGCTCAGGTTGATGAGCGTTACCACTGATGGGGGTTGGCAAGAACTCCGATGGTGACTGCACCTGGAATACACTGTCTGGAGGCAATATCATTGCTGAATCGGGCATTGGTAATTTACTCACATACTTAAGCAGTCGCTTATTACTTCAATACACTCAACGTTTACATAATGTTTGAATCTTTTTAAAGATAGATTGTTTACCGGCAGTTGCCATGATTTATGAGGCAGTGAGTTAATGTGGGTCTTCAGACTCTTCCATCGGGCTCTTGTTGGCATCGTGCAACAATGTAACCTCAACTCGTCTGTTTTTATATCGTCCGGCAGCAGTCGTATTACTGGCCACAGGGTAACGTTCGCCATGATGGCGGGCAGTGACGTTGACAGTTCGGCCAATTTTGGCTTCCTTCAGGTATTGTTCCAACTGGTTGCGCACAGCATCAGCCCGCTTCTTTGACAGTTCCAGATTTTGTAACCGGTCAATGGTTTCATAGCTGTCGCTGAAGGGCGTATTATCAGTATTACCGTCAATGGTGATTTCGCGGATGTTTTTATCCACAGCTACATAGCGCACAGTATCTAATAACCACTGTCGTTGATGGTTATTTAACAAAAACTGTCCCAGGGCATAATGAAGTTTGTATTGATGCAGCTGTCGGAAGTTTCTTGGCAGTAAGCGGGCAATGCACTCTGACATTTTTTTCATCGCTGGCAACATACCCACCGTGGGAATTCTGACTTCAATGGTGTTACTGGCAGGACTGCTGTTTTGTGACATTTTTGCAACAGTATAGACAGACAAATAACTGCGACTATCAAGCCGGTCAAGCAATTGTCTGACAGGCATTTTCAGTGCCACATGAAGACCTTTCACCTGAAAATTATCAGACAAAAAATAATCAGTGATCAGCAGTCGTTGGCCGTGCCGACCCGGTCGATAAATTTCTGATGCGCTTTCGAATGAACCTTTTGAATAGTGCCCCCATGGCTGGGGCATGATCCATACCTGTACTGATTCCGGCCGTGTTGGGTAGAGCGAGGTCTCTAATTCAATAGACTGTTGGTGTCCCGCTTCAGCGATAATGGACACGCCACCAAATAAGGGTACTTTCTGATATAAACGACACTCAAAGTGTTTATTTTCATGCATTTGCCAGTCAATATCATCCATAACCACATCATAGAGGCTGGCAGAGACTGACGAATGGCACAGGATTGATAATAATGCCATGAAGATAAAAGGGTTAGTAAGTCTTACTGGCAGTATAAAACTCATCTGTTTCATGGCACATTCCTGGCACATGGTTCTGTCCGGCAGGATGGAAAAAAAAACAGTATGAACTACTTTTTCAGGAGGCTACTGACGGGAAGTATCGAATGCCTTCTACAGAGTTTAGTTCCCCGGGTCGTGTTGTGGATCGCAATTTGGTACATAGCAGGACTGATGGCAGAAATGATTCAGGGCATATACAGGGTGGTTATCTGCATCAGATGTCCCCATCGGTATTGCGTATGACAAAGGAGTTGGAGTCGCTTTCATTGTCATTTTCTGATGAGTTGCTGAAGGCTTTGAAGGAGATTATTGAAAGCCCGGTGATTGGTGCCCGTTGTCATTTAAATGATGATATTTATACGACGATTAGCCAATTACAGCAGCTGCCAAGACAAACTCTTTATCGTTTTCAACTCCCGTTTGACGATCAGCATTTTTCTTCGGAAATCTGCCGTGCACCCGGCTTTGGATTTTTACTGTTAGATCAGCGACTACCTGACTTTCTCACGGTTCTCTGTTTCGGTGGCAGCCTGGCTTCCCTGGTTGCCGGGGCTGACGATTCAGCACCAGATGACTCTTCGTCAGACAGCTCTCCCCCTGCTGTTACAGGAAAGCTCACAAGGATTGGTAAACAACTAATGGATCAGGTTGCCAGTGCCCTGGCAGAGGTTTGGAGGACAGCAGTTTGTTCGCCCTATTGCCCAGTATCAGACACTGGCTTCTCTTCTTTGGCCCAATGGATGGGGGGATCATTGATAACCCCTGCTTCATTCGCAGATGACTGCCTGCTGAATCAGTTTGATCTTGAGTTTCATGACCCGGCATACGCGGACTCACCATGGTTAGTCCCTGTTTGCTTTTATACCCCGGTCAATGCTTTTACCAGTGCCATGGTAGAGCAGGTAATGGTTGACGAAACAGGTTCAAAGCAGCCATGCCGGGATCGCATCCTGAGGTTTCTTGGCAAAATCGAGGTCGATGTCACCGTTGATCTTGAGCCACTGTCTTTGCCGATGAGCAAATTATGTGATTTGAACGTTGGTGACGTTCTATCGATACCCCATCCCGGAAACTCACATATAAGAGTGGAGAATGCTCTCCTGTTTCGAGGAACGACAGGGCAACATGGAGGGCACCTTACTGTAGTAATCAATAACTGTTTAAGAGGAGAGGACAGTCAGTGAACGACTCACGACCTTCAGTTGATGATGAGCCTTCAGTTGATGATGAGCATACAACGGTAATGAATCCGGAAGCATCGGACATTACGAAGGAAAATGTTCAGCATGACTCTTCTGATCAACCCGTGTTGAAGGGCTCTGATGTAAAGCCCGTGAATGGGATGACGGACGATAAATCAGCAGGCGTTCCTGAAGAGCTTGATAATAATGAAGCAGACCATCATACGTCAGGGTCAGTAGAATATGATAGTTTGGAACCAGCGACAACGGACGATGCAGAGCCTGATTCGTATAAGGATCCTGATGAAGAGCCCCTGGCCAGGCTTACTTCGTCAAACCTGGGTCTTGTCGGGGCCTTAGAAGTCACTATGACCCTGAATGTCGGTAGCAAACGTATGGCCATTACCGATATTCTCAACCTGCACACAGGTTCTGTCGTCTGTCTGAACCGTCGGGAACATGACCCACTGGATGTCATGGTAAATGGGGTATTGTTTGCCCGTGGCGAAGTGGTTCGGACAGGGGATTATTATGGCCTGCGCATTCTGGAAATCCTCTGATATTGATGTCTTGTCAGGTGTTTCGCGCATTGCCGTCTATGTCTGTGGTTTGCGGATACCCGTTACGGCCTTGCTGCTGATTTTACCCACAGTATCTGAGGCATCCCTTCAGTTGCCGTTGTTATCCGTCACCTCCGGTGATAACCAGCAGGATTACACGGTTAACCTGCAGATTTTTTTAATATTGACGGTGTTGGCTTTTCTCCCCGGTCTGCTGATGGTAACCACCAGCTTTACCCGGGTATTGATCGTACTGGCCATACTTCGCCAGGCACTTGGGTTACAGCAAACACCACCTACCCGGGTGCTGATTGCTTCGGCATTGATCCTGACAGTATTCATTATGAAACCGGTATTTAACGAGATCCGGGAGCAGGCGGTCGAACCTTACCTGGAAGAGCGAATGCCATTCAGAGAAGCGATAGAAGTCGCAAGACTGCCACTGCACCAGTTTATGCTGAAGCAAACCCGAAAGGTGGATATGGAACAATTTCTGGTGTTATCCGGTGAAATTTCTCCTGTCGACGACGGTGGCGGTAAACCGGATGTGGTGCCCGAGAATATTCCGTTTTCCTTGCTGATGCCGGCTTTTTTAAGCAGTGAAATTAAAACCAGCCTGCAAATGGGGCTGATGATCCTGCTGCCATTTCTGGTTATTGACCTGCTGGTTGCCAGTATTCTTATGGCACTGGGCATGATTATGCTCTCGCCGATGTTGATCTCTCTGCCCTTTAAACTGTTGCTGTTCGTTCTGGTGGATGGCTGGGGGCTTATTATGGCAGGCACCATCAGGAGCTTTTCTACGTGAGAGGCGGTTTGGGAAAAGCTCGCCGCCCGCTTCCCGCCGCCTGCTTCCCGCAAGAGCACAAGCGGTTACGGCTTTTCGGGTAGCGGGAGGCGGGCAGCGGGTAGCATCTGAAGAAATGTGGAAGTTATTTCAGGGCAGCTCCTTACAACATGTTGTTTACGACGCAGGATACATAAATGTCACCTGACGATGCGATCTACATGTTTGCCAGTGCGTTGCGGAGTGTTTCCTGGATGGCTCTGGTGCTGATTGCTCCCGGTCTTCTGGTGGGCCTGCTGATCAGCATAATCCAGGCGGCAACTCAGGTCACTGAACAAACCCTGAGCTTTTTGCCCCGGTTACTTATCACATTGTTAACGCTGTCGCTGTCAATGCATTGGCTGGTTCAGGAGTTAAGTGCCATCTTTACTGAGTTTTTTGTTGCCATTGTGAATAGCCAGTGAGCGGTATGGCACTTTCTGAACTGTCGCATCAGATTGTGCTTTACTTACTGGTGTTTTGTCGTATTTCCGGATTTGTCATGACCTGTCCGCTGACCCGGGAGTGGTTGCCTCTCTCGGCACGCTTATTGCTGGCTTTAGCGCTGTCTGTGGCCGTCATGTTGCAACTATCATCTGCCATGACTACCGACCTATCACTGAGCCTTGTCCTTGCGGCCTGTTCTGAGTTTTTTACCGGACTGTTATTTGGCGCGGTGTTACTGATCTATTTCAGCGTGTTTACCCTCGCAGGGCATTTAACCGGCCTGCAGATGGCGTTGGGTTTTGCAGAACTGAACGACCCTGCCAATGGTATCAGTGTTACCGTGATTGCCCGTATCTATCAGGTTATGGCTCAGCTTCTTTTTGTTCTGATCAATGGCCACCTGCTGTTCTTTATGGTGGTTATTAACAGCTTTCATGCATTACCCATCGGGCATTTTCTGATGATTATCGACAGAGTACCAGCCCTGATCACCATGGCTGGCTGGATGTTCGGAGCCGGGTTGCTTATTGCTCTTCCCGCCATTGTCTGTCTGCTGATTGTCAATCTCACCTTTGGTTTCATGACACGATCAGCACCACAGATGAACCTGTTAACCCTCGGTTTCCCCATGATTGTTCTGGTTGGAATCGTACTGTTGAGCCTCAATATACTGCAGGTGCCTTATGCGGTCGAACAGCACATCCACTCTGCATTGAAGACTCTTGGGTTTCTCTTGTCCGGTTAAGTGATGAATGCCGAACAGCAAGAACAGGGCAGTGAGCCCACGGAGCAACCCAGCGAGCGGCAGAAAAAGAAAGCCCTGCAAGAGGGGCAGGTCTCCCGGTCAAGAGATCTGATGATTGCCATGCAGACCCTGGCCATTTTTTTACTGCTTGGCTATTCCCGTTATTTTGATCAGATCGATACCGTTATAGCCATGCTGGCACAGGTTGACGCACCACTGAATGATGCTTCCCATGCATCGATTATGGACAGTCTGCAGACGGCATTTTCCGTATTTCCGGCAGTCATGATCACCATGTTCCTGGTGATTGTAGTCAGTGTCACCGCTGGTGCCCTGATTTCCGGCTCCTTTATCTTCAGTGTGACCATCGTGGCAGCAAAAGCCCGGCGGATAAATCCGGTGGCAGGGTTGAAGCGGATCTGTTCTGTCCAGGGGCTGGCTGAGGTGGTGCGGGCATCATTAAAAGCCCTGTTATTGACCGTGGCACTTTTTTTGATTATCCGCTACCGATTGCCAGAAATCATGGCACTGCGTAACTACCCTGTGCCGATGGCCGCAACCCGGGCATTAACGCTGTTATTGTCCACGGGACTGGCATTATCGGGTGTGCTTATGGTCATTGCCGCTGGTGATGTTGTGTGGCAAAAACACCGCCTTCAGAGACAACAGCTTCTTACACGACAACAAGTCAAAGACAATCTGAAGAACGAAGATGGCTCACCACAAACCCGGCAGAGGATTCGACAGACACGGCAAAAAATGGCGGCAGTGACACGCAGGAAAATGCTGGATGCTATCCCCGATGCAGATCTTGTGCTGACCAATCCGGGCCATTTTGCGGTGGTATTGAAATACCAGCCGGATAGTGATCGGGCTCCGGTGCTGGTGGCCCGCGGGATAGACCACATGGCAGAACTGATTATCAGTATCGGGCGCTCGGCGGGCAAGCCGGTACTGATTCAGCCCATGCTGACCCGGGCCCTCTATTATCATACTGACATTGATCAGGAAATTGCCCCGGATTTGTATCAGGCGGTGGCAAAAATCATGGTCTACCTTTATCAACTTGATCGTTATCGCACTCACCAAAGTACCTTCTGTCCCAGCTCACCCAATATACAGATACCTGAAAAATACCAGCATTCATCAGGCACAGGAAATCCGTAATGAGCAGTACCGGCTTGCTCCTGCCGACCTCTTCAAAGGCTTCCTTATTGGCGACACCGCTGCTATTGCTGGTGGTTCTGGCCATGCTAATGTTGCCTATTCCGCCATTTCTACTGGACTTCCTGTTCAGTTTTAATATTACCCTGTCGTTGATTCTGCTGATTCTTACCATTTACATTAACCGCCCGCTGGATTTTTCCCTGTTCCCGACACTGTTGCTGGTCGCCACTTTGCTGCGGCTGGCCCTGAATATTGCCTCAACACGGGTGGTGCTGATCAATGGTCATAACGGACCCTATGCGGCAGGCAAGGTGATTGAGGCATTTGGCAGCGTGGTGATTGCCGGTAATTATTTTGTTGGTTTACTGGTTTTTCTGATTCTGGTGATCGTCAACTTTGTGGTTATTACCAAAGGTGGCAGTCGTATATCGGAAGTGACTGCCCGTTTTGTGCTTGATTCGATGCCAGGCAAGCAAATGGCCATTGATGCTGATCTGAACTCCGGCGTGATTGACCACAATGAGGCCAGGGTGAAACGGGAAGACATTACCCGTGAAGCGGATTTTTACGGGGCTATGGACGGTGCCAGCAAATTTGTCCGTGGTGATGCCATTGCCGGGTTGATGATTTTACTCATCAATATTCTGGGTGGTGTGAGCATTGGCGTCTGGCAATATGACATGAGTGGTACCGAAGCTGTTCAGCTTTACGGGCTGATGACTATTGGTGACGGGCTGGTGGCCCAGATCCCTTCCCTGCTGTTATCCACCGCGGCCGCCATTATGGTGACCCGCATATCCGGGGCTGTGGACATGAACCAGCAGGTTCGACAGGAAATTATCGGACAACCCAGGGCGTTGATGGTCGCTGCTGCGGTACTGGTTGTGATTGGTCTGGTACCGGGCATGCCCCATGTGGCCTTTGTGATCCCTGGCCTACTGATTATGTCGTTTATCTATCGACGTATATCCATGGAAAGAACGACTGAACGAAAGAATGCACTGGCTGGCAAAGGTGATGAAAGCAGCGTGGCAACCAGGGAGCGACTCACATGGCAGGATATATCGGTGGTTGACCCCATTGGCCTGAATATTGGTTATCGTGTCATATCACTGCTCAGTCAAAACCCCGGGAATCATGTGACCAGTCACGTAACCAATGGTGAGCTGGCCAGTCAGATCAGACACCTGAGAAGGGAATTGTCGGAAAAATACGGCTTTCTGATACCCATGATTCATATACGCGATAACCTGAATCTGGACCCGGACAGTTATTCTATTCAGCTTCATAACGTTACCGTTGACCATTTTAAACTGCACCTGGATCAGTTGCTGGCCATTGCCCTGGAGAATGCCCGACCTCTGTCTTTTGCATCTCCGGTCAAAGATCCCTGTTATGGGTTGACGTCTTACTGGATTCCAGTGACTGAACGGGAGGCATCATTGCAG
It contains:
- a CDS encoding FliI/YscN family ATPase, which translates into the protein MSLLSLPSPPVDITDHTRTELWDRLIRQLMSAGEQVSMLTPQRSSGQLIKAAGLIMEVAGCRMQTGQRCLVQGSDGLTVEAEVVGFDRNTLLLMPIDYHDGLSPGAKVTSMGDNSSIVVGDALLGRVIDGVGRPLDGKAKPTGSANIRLHSPPINPLQRSPVATPLDVGVRSINGLLTIGRGQRIGLFAGSGSGKSTLLGMIARNTSADIVVLAMIGERGREVGDFIRQNINDHCLQRSVVVAAPADHSPVMRLRAALVAHRIAEYYRDTGHHTLLLMDSLTRYAQARREVALATGEPPAARGYPPSVFNRIARLVERAGNGYQSSGSLTAFYTVLTEGEQDTDPIGESARAILDGHLVLSHALAISGHYPAIDVVTSISRTMTQSVSEEHLKMSLTFRRLLEKAREGSELKLLGVYQPGNDADMDMAMAAEPGMLGYLQQNIKERETLEDSVQQLKALISGLRHGHPQKTD
- a CDS encoding FliH/SctL family protein is translated as MIKTTACRQSTEIQSAGWNKTRADGPTPSDSGWPGKELSAPEQHCVHRYQFPPSAYQQDQCTGQKKPAQPPTGINFQMLREIVRRARQRHIDHRRKAEDIGYAEGQQRGFQDGYQEGYQKGFEAGHLAGMHESQMEQKASAEQWLALMNSLWNELYNLHQSTLLHLGQPLIELISKVVRQVVNHELATSRASMHQLITDSMSMLPDIKGGQLVINPVDRPLIDPIIKQLPEGWSIQEDHALTSGGCRLVTDLGDVDATVESRVTACIDTVHEQLIMDS
- a CDS encoding flagellar motor switch protein FliG is translated as MAESKTKQPERSQSLTGSYGSGEEAAVFLLLLGEQAAANVIKHFTPGEIRVISQYSEKMRVKNRDQLIMMLNQFEQSYANVSLLLGDYQIQMRQVLQKALGKEQAICLVNPPGSHREPLTGLQLMKPELLAAMIRDEPEQFQAAVLSCLQSDQASDVINLLPQERVQGILERIAHISSLSQASLQAIVTFLQSFLNEQAINHLLPVNGEQQVANILNLFDTEAKEQVLFKLKQSDSAIALRIEEQMLVFAQVTDLSMENIARLVARVDPADLAMALKGETEVVRHHIYQSMSKRAANYLQEELAVLGAVPQSKVIKARRRVVQVMDDLLKSGEIEMLRGNEVMLE
- the fliF gene encoding flagellar basal-body MS-ring/collar protein FliF, with translation MDKNTSLQSSKVISAASKKYWHQLHGWFAAILKGTPEGFGTNQRLLVLLVVSALLIAVLINTALWWHDRDFRSLYGYGENYNMAAIIDILDKQGIGYRINPDDGQLLVHANQLSEARMAMAAGGIIAPGSKPWMPEASAIGSSRFVEQMQFLRSLEMSLSETISGINAVRYARVHLSVPEQSVFFRSRPAAKASVYLELYSGMRLQPDQVEGIMRLVSGSIATLNEQDVTVVDQYGNLLSQSIATALITGSDGTGHAYLKARTSIESHLELQLSKILDAVVGPGYYRVDVAADLTYDKIEQNSEQFDPNTLVLRSESVESGRPFLLDKPATIGQAPSVPAPGTPAPEFGGEEVGKQKVIRNYEVSRQISNETRYPGQLKRLTIAVVIDDGRLKPETTVPDSEARLTTLIKQASGFDASRGDTVSLAILPFATVPPLVPANDQKSFHRWLDLGNKVLQLILLATILSFIVLGCRRLLRADRLTSPGSTDSDRATVSGMAEQPRSSMANDKIPADRPPVTLEEQVARYRELAQDEPEKVAAVLKEWIKRNHANG
- a CDS encoding flagellar hook-basal body complex protein FliE → MQSPSEFLPTPISGNAHQPEPFSRVFTTLLNHTNNTQLQAEQHMAELEAGQDNLIETVMSIQKASQTMNMLIQVRNHIVEGYHETFNQQI
- a CDS encoding MotY family protein; protein product: MSFILPVRLTNPFIFMALLSILCHSSVSASLYDVVMDDIDWQMHENKHFECRLYQKVPLFGGVSIIAEAGHQQSIELETSLYPTRPESVQVWIMPQPWGHYSKGSFESASEIYRPGRHGQRLLITDYFLSDNFQVKGLHVALKMPVRQLLDRLDSRSYLSVYTVAKMSQNSSPASNTIEVRIPTVGMLPAMKKMSECIARLLPRNFRQLHQYKLHYALGQFLLNNHQRQWLLDTVRYVAVDKNIREITIDGNTDNTPFSDSYETIDRLQNLELSKKRADAVRNQLEQYLKEAKIGRTVNVTARHHGERYPVASNTTAAGRYKNRRVEVTLLHDANKSPMEESEDPH
- a CDS encoding FliM/FliN family flagellar motor C-terminal domain-containing protein; translated protein: MTKELESLSLSFSDELLKALKEIIESPVIGARCHLNDDIYTTISQLQQLPRQTLYRFQLPFDDQHFSSEICRAPGFGFLLLDQRLPDFLTVLCFGGSLASLVAGADDSAPDDSSSDSSPPAVTGKLTRIGKQLMDQVASALAEVWRTAVCSPYCPVSDTGFSSLAQWMGGSLITPASFADDCLLNQFDLEFHDPAYADSPWLVPVCFYTPVNAFTSAMVEQVMVDETGSKQPCRDRILRFLGKIEVDVTVDLEPLSLPMSKLCDLNVGDVLSIPHPGNSHIRVENALLFRGTTGQHGGHLTVVINNCLRGEDSQ
- a CDS encoding FliM/FliN family flagellar motor switch protein; the protein is MNDSRPSVDDEPSVDDEHTTVMNPEASDITKENVQHDSSDQPVLKGSDVKPVNGMTDDKSAGVPEELDNNEADHHTSGSVEYDSLEPATTDDAEPDSYKDPDEEPLARLTSSNLGLVGALEVTMTLNVGSKRMAITDILNLHTGSVVCLNRREHDPLDVMVNGVLFARGEVVRTGDYYGLRILEIL